One Thalassotalea sediminis DNA segment encodes these proteins:
- a CDS encoding ATP-dependent 6-phosphofructokinase: MSLTQNNNNTKIKRIAVLTSGGDAPGMNAAIRAVVLAATANNFEVIGFYHGYNGLINNEHCVLSNNDVHDIIHLGGTILKSARCPELCTKNGQLKAVETLKINNIDALVVIGGDGSFKGLQAIAEYWSGQVIGIPGTIDNDVDGTDFTIGFSTAVNTAIDAIDKIRDTANAFDRVFVVELMGRHSGHITFNVGISCAAEQVISFENFQVQQKQAILSTLAENIKQAIQYKHRSYLIVIAENLWPNGSQAFANELTKISGIDATLCTLGYIQRGGSPVAKDRILATKMGVAAIQAINAQETNMMIGEQNNAMVLVLLSEAVQHQKQVSQSLVDAQQNILAMTAQTET; the protein is encoded by the coding sequence ATGTCTCTCACTCAAAATAATAACAACACAAAAATAAAACGTATTGCGGTATTAACAAGCGGTGGCGATGCCCCAGGTATGAACGCTGCTATCCGAGCTGTTGTGTTAGCAGCAACTGCAAATAATTTTGAAGTTATTGGTTTTTATCATGGTTATAACGGACTTATCAATAATGAACATTGTGTTCTTTCTAATAATGATGTGCACGATATCATTCATTTAGGTGGTACAATTTTAAAAAGTGCTCGCTGCCCTGAACTATGTACTAAAAACGGACAACTTAAAGCCGTTGAAACCTTGAAGATTAACAATATAGACGCGCTTGTTGTTATTGGGGGCGATGGCTCATTTAAGGGGCTTCAAGCAATTGCCGAATATTGGTCAGGCCAAGTGATTGGTATTCCAGGTACAATTGATAACGATGTCGATGGTACTGACTTCACTATCGGTTTTTCTACCGCGGTAAATACCGCTATTGATGCCATCGATAAAATTCGAGATACCGCTAATGCATTTGATCGTGTTTTTGTCGTTGAACTGATGGGCAGACACAGTGGTCATATTACTTTTAATGTTGGAATTTCTTGCGCTGCTGAACAAGTGATTTCGTTTGAAAACTTTCAAGTGCAACAAAAGCAAGCAATATTATCCACATTAGCAGAAAACATTAAACAAGCAATTCAATACAAACATCGAAGTTATTTAATTGTGATTGCTGAGAATTTATGGCCAAACGGTAGCCAAGCATTTGCTAACGAGTTGACAAAAATTTCAGGAATTGATGCTACTTTATGCACCTTAGGTTATATACAACGAGGTGGTTCCCCTGTTGCCAAAGATCGCATTCTAGCAACAAAAATGGGGGTAGCAGCAATTCAAGCAATTAACGCTCAAGAAACAAATATGATGATCGGGGAGCAAAACAATGCCATGGTTCTCGTACTACTATCAGAAGCAGTGCAACATCAAAAACAAGTCAGTCAATCATTAGTTGATGCACAACAGAATATATTAGCAATGACAGCACAAACGGAAACTTGA
- the pgl gene encoding 6-phosphogluconolactonase: MHQLNEFDTREALDAALADKVANILSDAVALKGRASIAVSGGSTPKGFFHALSKKDLPWSDITVTLADERWVSIDSDASNTRLVHENLLQNNAINAKFFHLKQGEALTQETLADLNLAAKSALLPLDVLILGMGEDGHTASLFPCSEQIDECLASSTSPLLKVKPTTAPHERISFSFAYLKPSKNTILHISGLNKKAVLEKALSETDRRAMPIRAFLHDPEINTQVYWAE; the protein is encoded by the coding sequence ATGCATCAATTAAATGAATTTGATACACGAGAAGCTTTAGATGCCGCGCTGGCTGATAAAGTCGCGAATATTTTATCGGATGCTGTAGCACTTAAAGGTCGTGCAAGTATTGCAGTATCCGGAGGCTCTACACCGAAAGGTTTTTTTCATGCCTTGTCAAAGAAAGACTTACCTTGGTCAGATATAACCGTCACACTTGCTGACGAACGATGGGTGAGTATTGATAGTGATGCGAGTAATACGCGTCTAGTGCATGAAAACTTACTGCAAAATAATGCCATTAACGCTAAATTTTTTCACCTCAAGCAAGGTGAAGCGTTAACGCAAGAAACATTGGCAGATTTAAATTTAGCGGCTAAAAGTGCGTTGTTGCCGCTAGATGTTTTGATTTTGGGAATGGGTGAAGACGGGCATACTGCTTCACTATTTCCTTGCAGTGAACAAATTGACGAATGTTTGGCCTCGTCAACATCACCGCTTTTAAAGGTTAAGCCTACAACTGCACCACATGAACGTATATCGTTTAGTTTTGCGTACTTAAAGCCTAGTAAAAACACTATTTTGCATATTAGTGGTCTAAATAAGAAAGCGGTATTGGAAAAAGCACTATCAGAAACAGATAGACGAGCAATGCCAATCAGAGCATTTTTGCACGACCCTGAAATTAACACTCAAGTGTATTGGGCGGAGTAA
- the zwf gene encoding glucose-6-phosphate dehydrogenase, with protein sequence MKNTEQQSASEIVLFGALGDLSRRKLLPALYQLDHVGLLNDESRIIGAARQGISLEEFTDFVMENLTTFVKEGLDEKTLARFKARLVYQQLDFKQTESYNTLADTLADGHETRIYYFSTPPAIYGDITDGLKNAGLVTDADRVVMEKPIGHCLESSKVINDQVSRYFNENQIYRIDHYLGKETVLNLLVLRFANSLFTTNWDRNCIDHVQITVAESVGIEGRWGFYDEAGQMRDMVQNHLLQILSLLAMEPPADLSADSIRDEKLKVIKALVPITRQNVKDTTVRGQYTDGFLNGGPVPGYLNEEGANENSNTETFVAIKAEIDNWRWSGVPFYLRTGKRMPAKHSEIVVHFKPQPHNIFKDSHADLPANKLTIRLQPDEGVELQMMNKIPGIASQLNIHENKLDLSFSEIYQDQRVVDAYERLMLEVINGNQSLFVRRDEVEAAWSWADGIIEAWQSSNEAPKPYAAGSWGPVSSISLIARDDRQWVE encoded by the coding sequence ATGAAAAATACTGAACAACAGTCGGCTAGTGAAATTGTACTCTTCGGTGCGCTTGGTGACTTGTCTCGCCGCAAATTATTACCCGCGTTATATCAATTAGATCATGTTGGCTTGTTAAATGACGAAAGTCGTATTATTGGCGCTGCACGACAAGGCATCTCTCTTGAAGAATTTACTGACTTTGTTATGGAGAACTTAACGACGTTCGTTAAAGAGGGATTAGATGAAAAAACTTTAGCTCGCTTCAAAGCGCGTTTGGTATATCAACAATTAGACTTCAAGCAAACTGAAAGCTACAACACGCTTGCTGACACACTTGCTGATGGTCACGAAACACGTATTTATTATTTTTCTACGCCACCGGCTATTTACGGTGATATTACTGACGGTTTAAAAAATGCTGGGTTAGTCACAGACGCAGATCGTGTCGTGATGGAAAAACCAATCGGACATTGCCTTGAGTCGTCAAAAGTTATTAATGATCAAGTTTCGCGTTATTTCAACGAAAATCAAATTTACCGTATTGATCATTACCTTGGTAAAGAAACGGTGCTTAATTTACTTGTGCTACGTTTTGCAAATTCATTGTTTACGACAAACTGGGATCGTAACTGTATTGACCATGTGCAAATAACTGTTGCTGAAAGTGTTGGTATAGAAGGGCGATGGGGTTTTTATGATGAAGCCGGTCAAATGCGTGATATGGTTCAAAATCATTTATTACAAATTTTATCTTTATTGGCAATGGAACCTCCTGCTGATTTAAGTGCTGATAGTATTCGTGATGAAAAATTGAAAGTGATTAAGGCATTAGTGCCGATAACACGTCAAAACGTAAAAGATACAACGGTTCGTGGTCAGTATACCGATGGCTTCTTAAATGGTGGCCCTGTACCTGGATATCTCAATGAAGAAGGTGCGAACGAAAATAGTAACACTGAAACGTTTGTTGCAATTAAAGCAGAAATTGACAATTGGCGTTGGTCTGGTGTGCCATTTTACTTACGTACAGGTAAGAGAATGCCGGCAAAACACAGTGAAATTGTTGTGCACTTTAAACCACAACCACATAATATTTTTAAAGACAGTCACGCGGATTTACCTGCGAATAAGTTAACTATTCGTCTTCAACCTGATGAAGGGGTTGAATTACAAATGATGAATAAAATTCCAGGTATTGCTTCACAACTTAATATCCATGAAAACAAACTCGATTTGAGTTTTTCTGAAATTTATCAAGATCAACGCGTTGTTGATGCGTATGAACGTTTAATGCTTGAAGTTATTAACGGTAACCAATCTCTATTTGTTCGTCGTGATGAAGTTGAAGCGGCGTGGAGTTGGGCAGACGGTATTATTGAAGCTTGGCAGTCAAGTAATGAAGCACCAAAACCATATGCAGCGGGCTCTTGGGGACCAGTGTCTTCAATTTCACTTATCGCTCGTGATGATCGTCAATGGGTAGAATAA
- a CDS encoding DUF6279 family lipoprotein: MFKRNILVLSFVALLTGCSTTFIYNHIDWWIDWYLDDYVDLNRVQQKAFDKTLTELHQWHRQTQLSRYLQQLTTFQTQVANGLTINDLKEHQQKVTGHWKVLMNKIAPEVAQLSTLLSKKQRNELIENIKEIRQKRIDDHEELSREEWLELREKEQIEELKEWVGKLTSTQKQKIHQLVQGFQTERSYWLTYRESWQQSFFELLAPEQLDQAYVVAFTDLMINGRERLRSEEFKSLTRKNDAITHEIFVTLLNDLTAKQRKKLNRKLSNLREDIMELIEDE; the protein is encoded by the coding sequence ATGTTTAAACGAAATATTCTGGTGTTGTCATTTGTTGCATTACTTACAGGGTGTAGCACGACATTTATATATAATCACATTGATTGGTGGATCGATTGGTACCTTGATGACTATGTTGATTTAAATAGAGTGCAGCAAAAGGCCTTTGATAAAACGTTAACAGAGCTTCATCAATGGCATCGTCAAACGCAACTTTCGCGATATTTGCAACAACTGACAACATTTCAAACACAGGTTGCGAATGGACTGACCATAAATGACTTAAAAGAACATCAACAAAAAGTAACAGGTCATTGGAAGGTGTTAATGAATAAAATAGCACCTGAAGTTGCCCAGTTATCTACTCTGTTAAGTAAAAAGCAGCGAAATGAACTCATTGAAAATATTAAAGAAATAAGACAAAAACGTATAGATGATCATGAAGAGCTTTCACGAGAAGAATGGTTAGAGCTAAGAGAAAAAGAGCAAATTGAAGAGTTAAAAGAATGGGTAGGTAAGTTAACAAGCACGCAAAAGCAAAAAATTCATCAACTTGTTCAAGGTTTTCAAACTGAAAGGTCTTATTGGCTAACGTATCGTGAGTCTTGGCAACAGTCATTTTTTGAATTATTAGCACCTGAGCAACTTGATCAAGCTTATGTCGTTGCGTTTACAGACTTAATGATTAACGGTAGAGAACGTTTACGTAGCGAAGAGTTTAAATCGCTAACGAGAAAAAATGATGCAATTACTCATGAAATTTTTGTTACTTTATTAAATGACCTGACAGCAAAACAACGAAAAAAGCTTAATCGTAAGTTAAGCAATTTAAGAGAAGATATAATGGAATTAATTGAAGACGAATAA
- a CDS encoding LytR/AlgR family response regulator transcription factor produces MGKKLSTIIVDDEALARKGLAVRLQEHSDIDIVMECSNGREAIEAVRAYQPDLMFLDIQMPGLDGFEVMQELIEQELTLPIVVFVTAFDQYALKAFDVHAHDYLMKPADEERLGQTLDKIRLTLSSSEHAEHIEKLVKLVSDVTGHDSQSIINDLENNNPVSVSHYSDVLAIKDGGEVSRVPVKDILWIDAAGDYMCVHTGDATHILRKTMKQLEESLDPRLFIRSHRSTIVNKNYVDKFCSQLNGEYFLVMNNGKELKVSRSYKERVKQAVTT; encoded by the coding sequence ATGGGCAAAAAACTTTCTACTATCATCGTTGACGATGAAGCACTTGCAAGAAAAGGTTTAGCGGTTAGGCTACAAGAACATAGCGATATTGATATTGTTATGGAATGTAGTAACGGTAGAGAAGCAATTGAAGCCGTAAGAGCCTACCAACCTGATTTAATGTTCCTAGACATTCAAATGCCAGGTCTTGATGGCTTTGAAGTGATGCAGGAGTTAATTGAACAAGAACTTACTTTACCTATTGTTGTTTTTGTTACTGCTTTTGATCAATATGCATTAAAAGCGTTTGATGTACACGCCCACGATTATTTAATGAAACCTGCAGACGAAGAGCGACTCGGGCAAACATTAGATAAAATTAGATTGACACTGTCGAGTTCTGAGCATGCTGAACATATTGAAAAGTTAGTCAAATTGGTCAGCGACGTTACCGGTCATGATAGCCAAAGCATTATTAATGATCTGGAAAATAATAACCCTGTTTCTGTTTCTCATTATTCAGATGTGCTTGCTATTAAAGATGGTGGCGAAGTTAGTCGCGTACCTGTAAAAGATATATTATGGATAGATGCAGCTGGCGATTACATGTGTGTACACACTGGAGATGCAACGCATATATTACGTAAAACAATGAAACAGCTTGAAGAGAGTTTAGATCCTCGTCTATTTATTCGTAGTCATCGTTCAACAATTGTTAATAAAAATTACGTTGATAAGTTTTGTAGCCAATTAAATGGCGAATACTTCTTAGTGATGAATAATGGCAAAGAGCTTAAAGTAAGTCGAAGTTACAAAGAGAGAGTTAAACAAGCTGTTACCACGTAA
- a CDS encoding sensor histidine kinase, which yields MNWTKLIEDRNRLFWLMHTAGWFGFALVHYLGSLLHDLRDIFTVIILLNAYAGWLFTIPLRYVYRKIWNFTPVKIALVVLACAYFTGLIWQIVQNINYWEIYKHGYRPDNLIYYARNTMFSFFIVLSWSLLYFGTKYYQMLQKEKQNVLKANTVAHEAQLKMLRYQLNPHFLFNTLNAISTLILVNENKTANGMVTKLSEFLRYSLDKDPMKKVTLESELQALKLYLDIEKVRFEERLQVNFTVAKNCQKALVPSMILQPLAENSIKHAIAVQEKGGTINVNVSSFGNDLLLELSDNGPGAEIVRGNLHRENGVGLANTRERLQALYDADFSLVVSNNEPNGVKVNIRMPYEIG from the coding sequence GTGAATTGGACGAAGTTAATAGAAGATAGAAACCGATTATTTTGGTTAATGCATACCGCCGGTTGGTTTGGTTTCGCCTTAGTACATTATCTCGGATCATTACTACATGATTTAAGAGACATCTTTACGGTTATAATTCTACTTAATGCCTATGCTGGCTGGTTGTTTACTATTCCATTGCGTTATGTTTATCGGAAAATATGGAACTTTACGCCTGTTAAAATAGCCTTGGTTGTTCTTGCTTGTGCCTACTTTACGGGATTAATTTGGCAAATAGTTCAAAATATTAACTATTGGGAAATATACAAACATGGTTACCGCCCTGATAATTTAATTTATTATGCAAGAAATACTATGTTTTCGTTCTTCATCGTATTAAGTTGGAGTTTGTTGTATTTTGGTACTAAGTACTACCAGATGCTGCAAAAAGAAAAGCAAAATGTATTAAAAGCAAATACTGTTGCCCATGAAGCACAGTTAAAAATGTTGCGGTATCAGTTAAATCCACATTTTTTATTTAACACCTTAAATGCCATTTCAACCTTGATCTTGGTTAATGAAAATAAAACCGCTAATGGTATGGTGACCAAATTAAGTGAGTTTCTCCGTTATTCGCTCGATAAAGATCCTATGAAAAAAGTAACGTTAGAGAGTGAATTGCAGGCTTTAAAACTTTACTTAGATATCGAAAAGGTGCGCTTTGAAGAACGTCTTCAAGTGAACTTTACCGTGGCTAAAAACTGTCAGAAGGCATTGGTGCCAAGCATGATTTTGCAGCCTTTAGCGGAAAATTCAATTAAACATGCCATTGCTGTTCAGGAAAAGGGTGGAACGATTAATGTCAACGTATCTAGTTTTGGCAATGATTTACTTCTAGAGCTGTCAGACAATGGCCCTGGCGCCGAAATCGTGCGTGGTAATTTGCATCGTGAAAATGGTGTGGGTCTTGCGAATACGCGTGAAAGATTACAAGCATTATATGATGCAGATTTTTCACTTGTCGTATCCAATAACGAACCAAATGGTGTTAAAGTTAATATAAGAATGCCTTACGAAATTGGATAA
- the edd gene encoding phosphogluconate dehydratase yields MNKKILAITERIIERSKDSRKAYLAKIEREKATTVHRANLSCGNLAHGFAACSKQEKDVLRGINHSDIAIVSAYNDMLSAHQPYETYPEVIKEAVAETGGVAQFAGGVPAMCDGVTQGQPGMDLSLMSRDVIAMSSAVALSHNMFDGALMLGICDKIVPGLLIASMTFGHLPIVFVPAGPMPSGIPNKEKARVRQQFAKGEIGEDKLLEAESASYHTAGTCTFFGTANSNQLVVEVMGLHLPGASFVPPNTPLREELTKAAARQVTRLTQQSGNYMPVGKMIDEKSIVNAIVALLATGGSTNLTMHIIAFARAAGIIINFQDFNDLSDAVPLITRIYPNGHADVNHFQQSGGMALLFKELLGAGLLHPDVETICGSGLERYTKQPEIVDGKLQWVDSTDVSGDPEVIATTQSPFKPDGGLKVLKGNLGTSVLKTSSLRDGSFVIKAPAVVFEDQHELDAAFKSGALDKDFVAVVRFQGPKARGMPELHKLTPPLGVLQDKGYKVALVTDGRMSGASGKVPAAIHLCPEALDGGLIAKVQTGDMILVDGESGELTLLVDEAELAKRDNAQFQVNGHHQGMGRELFGFMRRNLSTADTGACSLFDEGSTL; encoded by the coding sequence ATGAATAAAAAGATTTTAGCAATTACTGAACGCATTATTGAGCGCAGTAAAGACTCTCGCAAGGCTTACCTTGCCAAGATAGAACGTGAAAAAGCAACGACGGTTCATCGTGCGAACTTATCGTGTGGTAACTTAGCACATGGCTTCGCAGCATGTAGTAAGCAAGAAAAAGATGTATTGCGTGGTATAAACCATTCAGATATTGCGATTGTCTCGGCATACAACGATATGTTATCTGCTCATCAGCCTTATGAAACCTACCCAGAAGTGATTAAGGAAGCTGTTGCTGAAACGGGTGGTGTTGCACAATTTGCAGGTGGTGTGCCAGCAATGTGTGACGGTGTTACACAGGGCCAGCCTGGTATGGATTTAAGCTTAATGAGCCGCGATGTTATAGCAATGTCGAGCGCAGTAGCGTTATCTCATAACATGTTCGATGGCGCATTAATGCTTGGTATTTGCGATAAAATAGTACCCGGCTTACTCATCGCTTCAATGACGTTTGGCCACTTACCCATTGTTTTTGTTCCTGCTGGACCAATGCCATCAGGTATACCAAATAAAGAAAAAGCGCGTGTTCGTCAGCAATTTGCTAAAGGTGAAATTGGAGAAGATAAGCTACTTGAAGCAGAATCTGCTTCATACCATACTGCAGGCACCTGTACCTTTTTTGGCACAGCCAATTCTAATCAATTAGTTGTTGAAGTGATGGGGTTACATTTACCAGGTGCGTCTTTTGTGCCGCCTAATACTCCATTACGAGAAGAATTAACAAAAGCTGCAGCACGTCAGGTTACGCGGTTAACGCAACAATCTGGCAATTATATGCCTGTTGGTAAAATGATTGATGAAAAATCTATTGTTAATGCCATTGTTGCATTGCTTGCAACAGGTGGTTCTACAAACTTAACTATGCATATAATCGCGTTTGCGCGAGCCGCAGGTATAATTATTAACTTCCAAGATTTTAATGATTTATCTGATGCTGTGCCACTGATCACACGTATCTATCCAAACGGTCATGCTGATGTTAATCATTTCCAACAATCTGGTGGTATGGCGTTACTTTTCAAAGAATTGTTAGGCGCAGGTCTATTACATCCAGATGTTGAAACAATCTGTGGTTCGGGTCTTGAACGTTATACCAAACAACCTGAAATAGTTGATGGCAAATTACAATGGGTAGACAGCACAGATGTGTCAGGTGATCCAGAAGTTATTGCAACAACTCAATCTCCTTTCAAACCTGATGGTGGATTAAAAGTACTCAAAGGTAACTTAGGTACTTCAGTATTGAAAACATCTTCTTTACGCGATGGTAGTTTTGTTATCAAGGCGCCGGCAGTTGTCTTTGAAGATCAGCACGAACTAGATGCAGCATTTAAATCAGGCGCTCTAGATAAGGATTTTGTCGCTGTTGTACGTTTCCAAGGGCCTAAAGCGCGTGGTATGCCTGAATTACATAAGCTAACGCCACCGTTAGGTGTATTGCAAGATAAAGGCTATAAAGTGGCATTGGTTACAGATGGCCGTATGTCTGGCGCATCAGGTAAAGTGCCAGCTGCCATTCATTTATGCCCAGAGGCACTTGATGGTGGTTTGATCGCAAAAGTACAAACTGGCGATATGATTTTGGTTGATGGTGAGTCGGGCGAATTAACCCTACTTGTCGATGAAGCTGAACTTGCAAAGCGCGATAACGCACAATTCCAAGTTAATGGTCATCACCAGGGTATGGGACGTGAATTGTTTGGCTTTATGCGCCGCAATTTAAGTACTGCTGACACAGGTGCATGTTCATTATTTGATGAAGGTTCTACGTTATGA
- a CDS encoding MurR/RpiR family transcriptional regulator: MNILEKIANELDTFSKSERKVAEVILSSPSTVIHASIAALAKQANISEPTVNRFCRRLDTKGYPDFKLHLAQSLANGTPYVNRHVDENDTADEYTAKIFESTMASLELARKSLDTTTINRAVDLLTQANKISFFGLGASAVVAHDALNKFFRFNVPVAYFDDILMQRMSAINSQQGDVVVLISHTGRTKSLVEVASLAKENDATVIGITTEGTPLAKECSIVLSVDVAEDTDLYMPMSSRIAQLALIDILATGFTLRRGTKFRDNLKKVKDSLRSSRFERKD; the protein is encoded by the coding sequence ATGAATATATTAGAAAAAATTGCCAATGAACTAGACACTTTCAGTAAGTCTGAACGAAAAGTTGCCGAAGTGATATTGTCTTCTCCTAGCACTGTGATACACGCTAGCATTGCTGCGTTGGCTAAACAAGCCAACATCAGTGAACCAACGGTTAATCGCTTTTGTCGTCGTTTAGATACAAAAGGTTACCCTGACTTTAAACTTCATTTAGCGCAAAGTTTGGCCAATGGAACACCATATGTAAACCGTCATGTTGATGAAAACGACACTGCAGACGAATACACCGCCAAAATTTTTGAATCAACCATGGCAAGTTTAGAGCTTGCTCGTAAAAGTTTAGATACAACCACAATAAACCGTGCCGTAGATCTACTTACCCAAGCCAATAAAATTTCTTTCTTTGGCTTAGGTGCTTCAGCGGTTGTTGCACACGACGCATTAAATAAGTTTTTCCGCTTCAATGTGCCCGTTGCTTACTTCGATGACATATTAATGCAACGTATGAGTGCGATAAATAGTCAACAAGGTGATGTAGTCGTGTTGATTTCACACACAGGTCGAACAAAATCTCTTGTAGAGGTGGCAAGTTTGGCAAAAGAAAATGATGCGACTGTCATTGGCATTACAACAGAGGGAACGCCGCTTGCAAAAGAATGTAGTATCGTGCTTTCGGTCGATGTTGCTGAAGATACCGATTTATATATGCCAATGTCTTCACGCATCGCACAACTCGCACTTATCGATATTCTTGCGACAGGTTTTACATTACGCAGAGGAACAAAATTTAGAGACAACCTGAAAAAAGTAAAAGATAGTCTAAGAAGTTCTCGTTTTGAACGTAAAGACTAA
- the pyk gene encoding pyruvate kinase: protein MPRRTKIVATLGPATEDRETLKKVLAAGVNVVRLNFSHGTADDHIERANMVRELAKELGIYVGILGDLQGPKIRVSTFKDGPIVLNVGDKFELDATLPKGEGCQEKVGIDYKHLPKDVSEGDILLLDDGRVQLRVLSATDSSVFTEVTVGGPLSNNKGINRQGGGLTAPALTDKDKEDIKTAAKIDVDFLAVSFPRDAADMREARLLAQEANCNARLVSKIERAEAVNDDKVLDDIILASDVVMVARGDLGVEIGDAALVGKQKHIIARSRQLNRVVITATQMMETMITQPMPTRAEVMDVSNAVLDGTDAVMLSAETAAGKYPVETVTAMANVCLGAEQHRSVNTSKHRLELMFNEVSETIALSAMYAANHLNGVKAIIALTESGQTAKLMSRITSGLPIYALSRHQKSLNKSAIYRGVYPVEFDSTASNNDQLSTDVLKAIIKQSCLQENDKVIFTHGDLMETVGATNTLKVLTVNKSHFA, encoded by the coding sequence ATGCCTAGAAGAACGAAAATTGTTGCGACCCTTGGTCCAGCAACAGAAGATAGAGAAACGTTAAAGAAGGTGCTCGCTGCAGGTGTTAACGTTGTTCGTTTGAACTTTTCTCATGGTACTGCCGATGACCACATAGAACGTGCTAATATGGTACGTGAACTTGCCAAGGAATTAGGTATATATGTCGGTATTTTGGGAGATCTTCAAGGACCTAAAATTCGCGTTTCTACGTTTAAGGATGGCCCTATCGTACTCAATGTAGGCGATAAATTTGAACTAGACGCAACATTACCGAAAGGTGAAGGTTGCCAAGAAAAAGTGGGAATTGACTATAAACATTTACCTAAAGATGTGTCTGAAGGTGATATTTTGTTGCTTGACGACGGACGTGTTCAGTTAAGAGTTCTAAGCGCAACTGATAGTTCAGTCTTTACCGAAGTCACCGTTGGTGGCCCTTTATCTAATAACAAAGGGATCAATAGACAAGGCGGTGGTTTAACGGCGCCTGCCTTAACAGATAAAGATAAAGAAGATATCAAGACTGCGGCAAAAATCGATGTCGACTTCTTAGCCGTTTCTTTTCCACGTGATGCAGCAGACATGCGAGAAGCACGTTTATTAGCCCAAGAAGCTAATTGTAATGCGCGCTTAGTGTCAAAAATTGAACGTGCAGAAGCTGTTAACGATGATAAAGTGCTAGATGATATTATTTTAGCATCCGATGTTGTAATGGTAGCTCGCGGTGATTTAGGCGTAGAAATTGGCGATGCAGCTCTTGTTGGTAAGCAAAAACACATTATTGCTCGCTCACGTCAACTGAATCGTGTTGTGATTACGGCAACACAAATGATGGAAACGATGATCACACAACCAATGCCTACTCGTGCAGAGGTAATGGATGTTTCTAACGCTGTTCTAGATGGTACCGACGCCGTGATGTTGTCAGCTGAAACTGCTGCCGGTAAATACCCTGTTGAAACCGTTACAGCGATGGCCAACGTTTGTTTAGGTGCTGAACAACATCGTTCTGTGAATACGTCTAAACATCGTCTTGAACTAATGTTTAACGAAGTGTCGGAAACCATTGCTTTATCTGCAATGTATGCCGCCAACCACTTAAATGGCGTTAAGGCAATAATTGCGTTAACTGAATCAGGTCAAACGGCTAAGTTAATGTCGAGGATCACATCTGGGCTACCTATTTATGCCCTATCACGCCACCAAAAATCACTGAATAAAAGTGCCATTTATCGTGGTGTCTATCCAGTTGAATTTGACTCAACGGCTAGTAACAACGACCAATTGTCTACCGATGTGCTTAAAGCAATTATTAAGCAATCTTGCCTACAAGAAAATGATAAAGTAATTTTCACACATGGCGATTTAATGGAAACTGTCGGGGCAACAAACACCCTTAAAGTGTTGACTGTTAATAAATCTCACTTTGCTTAA